A window from Aquabacterium sp. NJ1 encodes these proteins:
- a CDS encoding type 1 glutamine amidotransferase yields the protein MLKALLTKWGIPMVHIQPSQGDPLPRSASRFSGIALLGSDHSIHDPIRWIYEEQRLVQDALSQDVPVLGHCFGAQMLASVAGASVRRLPRPDIGWRMLTPTPYAHGLWGTFQAVPSFNWHHETFDIPAGAERILIGQHCQNKGFRLGPHLALQCHLEITPDILTAWCQHGAPELACHHSPSVQAASQILSDAPVWLPALHTLARRVYGDWTAHLPESPMASRHHMPHRLDTFLMQSSAHFGEQEGTRHVFRTRTARPR from the coding sequence ATGCTGAAAGCGCTGCTGACCAAGTGGGGCATCCCCATGGTCCACATCCAACCCAGTCAGGGCGACCCGCTCCCTCGGTCAGCCAGCCGCTTCAGCGGCATCGCCCTACTGGGTAGCGATCACAGCATCCACGATCCGATTCGTTGGATCTACGAAGAGCAACGTTTGGTTCAAGATGCACTTTCGCAAGACGTGCCTGTCCTCGGGCATTGCTTCGGCGCCCAGATGCTCGCCAGCGTCGCTGGCGCTTCGGTCCGACGCTTGCCGCGACCTGATATCGGGTGGCGCATGTTGACGCCCACCCCTTACGCTCACGGCCTTTGGGGCACCTTTCAGGCGGTGCCGTCGTTCAACTGGCACCATGAAACCTTCGACATTCCAGCCGGTGCTGAACGCATCCTCATCGGACAGCATTGCCAAAACAAGGGCTTCCGCCTCGGTCCACATCTGGCCTTGCAATGCCACTTGGAGATCACCCCCGACATCCTGACAGCCTGGTGCCAACATGGTGCTCCAGAGCTGGCGTGTCACCACTCTCCCAGCGTTCAGGCTGCCAGTCAGATCCTCTCGGACGCCCCTGTCTGGCTGCCTGCGCTGCACACGTTGGCCCGTCGCGTTTATGGCGACTGGACCGCACATCTGCCTGAAAGCCCTATGGCATCCAGGCACCACATGCCCCACCGTCTTGACACCTTCTTGATGCAATCAAGCGCACACTTCGGAGAACAAGAAGGAACCCGCCATGTATTCCGGACGAGAACGGCCCGACCCCGATGA
- the kdpA gene encoding potassium-transporting ATPase subunit KdpA, with amino-acid sequence MNTQSLALIGLFCVVLLAAAWPLGRYIHAVMEGRVTWMRRVETPLLRVCGAQPEVDMGWKRYALSLILFNLLGVIAVYALQRLQHVLPLNPQGMGAVTPDSAFNTAVSFVTNTNWQGYGGESTMGYLTQMLGLAVQNFLSAATGIVVVVALIRGFVRHSAQGLGNVWTDLMRATLWVLLPIAFVSAVALVHQGVIQNLLPYVELQTLTGQKQTVAMGPVASQEAIKMLGTNGGGFFNANSAHPFENPTALSNFIQMLLIFLIPAALCFTFGRMVGDARQGWSVITVMFVLFIAGAWSATYFEQQGNPMWRELGVNQAQTMDQAGGNMEGKEVRFGIVASALFATVTTDASCGAVNAMHDSFTPLGGMVPLVNMQLGEVVFGGVGTGLYGMLIFAVMAVFLAGLMIGRTPEYLGKKIEAFDMKMVSMVILITPILVLAGTALATSVEAGRVGVANPGPHGFSEILYALTSAANNNGSAFGGLSANTPFYNVLLAVAMWFGRFGVIVPVLALAGSLAGKKRLAAHQGTMPTHGPLFVVLLMGTVLLVGLLNYVPALALGPVVEQLMLWR; translated from the coding sequence ATGAACACCCAATCTTTGGCTCTAATAGGCCTGTTCTGCGTGGTGCTGCTGGCCGCGGCATGGCCCTTGGGGCGGTACATCCATGCAGTGATGGAGGGGCGTGTGACCTGGATGCGCCGGGTTGAAACGCCGCTCCTGCGTGTCTGCGGCGCGCAGCCTGAAGTTGACATGGGCTGGAAGCGTTACGCACTGTCGCTGATCTTGTTCAACTTGTTGGGCGTCATCGCGGTCTATGCCTTGCAGCGCCTGCAGCATGTCCTGCCTCTCAATCCGCAAGGAATGGGTGCTGTGACACCGGACTCTGCATTCAACACAGCCGTGAGTTTCGTGACCAACACGAACTGGCAGGGATACGGTGGTGAGTCGACGATGGGTTACCTCACACAAATGCTCGGTTTGGCGGTGCAGAACTTCCTGTCGGCGGCAACTGGGATCGTGGTGGTGGTGGCCTTGATCCGCGGCTTTGTGCGTCACAGTGCGCAGGGGCTGGGGAATGTCTGGACCGATTTGATGAGGGCCACCTTGTGGGTGCTGCTGCCCATTGCCTTCGTGTCCGCGGTGGCCTTGGTTCACCAAGGCGTGATTCAGAACTTGCTGCCTTACGTTGAGCTCCAGACCCTGACCGGTCAGAAGCAGACGGTGGCGATGGGGCCAGTGGCCTCTCAGGAAGCCATCAAGATGTTGGGCACCAACGGTGGAGGCTTCTTCAACGCCAACTCAGCACACCCGTTCGAGAATCCGACTGCTCTGAGCAACTTCATTCAGATGCTCTTGATCTTCCTGATTCCGGCGGCGCTGTGCTTCACGTTTGGTCGCATGGTGGGTGATGCGCGCCAGGGCTGGAGCGTGATCACGGTGATGTTCGTGTTGTTCATCGCGGGGGCATGGTCGGCCACGTACTTCGAACAACAAGGCAACCCGATGTGGCGTGAGCTTGGCGTGAACCAGGCTCAGACGATGGATCAGGCAGGCGGCAACATGGAAGGCAAGGAGGTGCGGTTTGGCATCGTTGCGTCTGCCCTGTTCGCCACTGTCACGACCGATGCCTCGTGTGGCGCGGTCAACGCCATGCACGACTCCTTCACCCCACTGGGCGGCATGGTGCCGTTGGTCAACATGCAACTGGGTGAGGTGGTGTTCGGTGGTGTGGGGACGGGCCTTTACGGCATGCTGATCTTTGCGGTGATGGCGGTGTTCCTGGCTGGACTCATGATCGGCCGCACGCCGGAATATTTGGGCAAGAAAATCGAGGCCTTCGATATGAAGATGGTATCGATGGTCATTCTGATCACGCCAATTCTGGTGCTGGCAGGGACGGCCCTTGCCACGTCGGTAGAAGCTGGGCGTGTGGGGGTGGCCAATCCGGGGCCACATGGTTTCTCCGAAATCCTGTACGCGCTCACTTCTGCCGCGAACAACAACGGCAGTGCGTTCGGCGGTTTGTCGGCCAACACGCCCTTTTACAACGTGCTGCTGGCCGTAGCGATGTGGTTCGGTCGTTTTGGTGTGATTGTGCCTGTGCTGGCCCTGGCGGGCTCTCTGGCAGGTAAGAAGCGTCTCGCGGCTCACCAAGGGACCATGCCCACACATGGCCCGTTGTTCGTGGTCCTGCTGATGGGGACGGTACTCCTGGTCGGTTTACTGAACTACGTTCCGGCGCTGGCCTTGGGGCCGGTGGTGGAGCAACTGATGCTGTGGCGTTGA
- the kdpF gene encoding K(+)-transporting ATPase subunit F: MSGELLLCGGLAVGLLAYLIAVLLNPEDFS, translated from the coding sequence ATGAGTGGCGAGTTGCTGCTGTGTGGAGGCCTAGCGGTGGGGTTGCTGGCTTACTTGATCGCGGTTTTGCTCAACCCGGAGGACTTTTCATGA